One Globicephala melas chromosome 6, mGloMel1.2, whole genome shotgun sequence genomic window carries:
- the DPM2 gene encoding dolichol phosphate-mannose biosynthesis regulatory protein translates to MATGTDQVVGLGLVAVSLIIFTYYTVWVILLPFIDSQHVIHKYFLPQAYAVAIPLAAGLLLLLFVGVFITYVMLKNQKVTKKAQ, encoded by the exons ATG GCCACGGGAACAGACCAGGTGGTGGGACTCGGCCTCGTCGCCGTTAGCCTGATCATCTTCACCTATTACACCGTCTGGGTGATTCTCTTG CCATTCATCGACAGTCAGCATGTCATCCACAAGTATTTCCTGCCCCAAGCCTATGCCGTTGCCATCCCACTGGCTGCTGGCCTCCTGCTGCTCCTGTTTGTGG GCGTGTTCATCACCTACGTGATGCTGAAGAATCAGAAGGTGACCAAAAAGGCCCAGTGA